The Halosimplex litoreum genome has a window encoding:
- a CDS encoding M14 family metallopeptidase has translation MRVETLGDGEPEIAVVGGIHGDEPAGVRAVEQFMQSRPEVARPVKLVIANEAAIERGERYVEADLNRSFPGRADGRSHEIRLAHALGEELRGCVTLALHTTQSYGGMFALVDGVRDLAREICPRLSVDAVVETGHAEGRIFEVAPDTVEVECGYQGTEQAAENARQVVGEFLAATGALPDEKAHRRTDLPVFRLGDPVPKTAADEYEVFVDNFEEVLAGERIAAADGEAVLAEKDFHPVLLSAYGYEDVFGYTAERVGTLSG, from the coding sequence ATGCGAGTCGAGACGCTGGGAGACGGCGAGCCCGAGATCGCGGTCGTCGGCGGGATCCACGGCGACGAGCCCGCGGGCGTCCGGGCGGTCGAACAGTTCATGCAGTCCCGGCCCGAGGTAGCTCGGCCCGTGAAGCTCGTGATCGCCAACGAGGCGGCCATCGAACGGGGCGAGCGCTACGTTGAGGCGGACCTGAACCGGTCGTTCCCGGGCCGCGCCGACGGGCGGAGCCACGAAATACGGCTGGCGCACGCGCTCGGCGAGGAGCTCCGCGGCTGCGTGACGCTCGCGCTGCACACGACACAGTCCTACGGCGGCATGTTCGCGCTGGTCGACGGAGTCCGCGACCTCGCGCGCGAGATCTGTCCTCGGCTGTCGGTCGACGCGGTCGTCGAGACCGGCCACGCGGAGGGTCGTATCTTCGAAGTCGCCCCGGACACGGTCGAGGTCGAATGCGGGTATCAGGGTACCGAGCAGGCGGCGGAAAACGCTCGACAGGTGGTCGGCGAATTCCTCGCCGCGACCGGTGCCTTGCCCGACGAGAAGGCGCACCGCCGGACCGACCTCCCCGTCTTCCGCCTGGGTGACCCCGTCCCCAAGACAGCCGCCGACGAGTACGAGGTGTTCGTCGACAACTTCGAGGAGGTGCTGGCGGGCGAGCGGATCGCGGCCGCCGACGGCGAGGCCGTGCTCGCGGAGAAAGACTTCCACCCCGTCCTGCTGTCGGCGTACGGCTACGAGGACGTGTTCGGCTACACAGCCGAGCGGGTCGGCACGCTCTCGGGGTGA
- a CDS encoding PrkA family serine protein kinase, translated as MSGNDFIGEADASLDRTYEAPRSLAEYVDLVLERPALAAHASKYLLSAIEAAGTRTVIEEGEGKERYRFFDDPHNDGEHAILGNTEVLNAFVDDLRSIAAGRGKDEKIVWLDGPTATGKSELKRCLINGLREYSKTDEGRRYTVEWNVAGTSGDSAGLTYADEPVADEDDWYESPVQSHPLSVFPQDVREDLVARLNENTDDHIPVRVEGELDPFCREAYDYLEEHYRRQGVTELFSAITDPQHLRVKNYVVDVGRGIGVLHSEDEGPPKERLVGSWMRGMLQELDSRGRKNPQAFSYDGVLSQGNGLLTVVEDAAQHADLLQKLLNVPDEKSVKLDKGIGMDIDTQMVIISNPDLEAQLNQHADREGQDPLKALKRRLDKHEFTYLTNLSLETELLRRELTDETEVWDAESWGELEEWIQEPLTVRVRDEHDEINAKELAPHALEAAALYAVVTRLDVSDVPSGHDLVDKALLFDRGYLREGDERVEADEFEFTEGGTDGDHGIPVTYTRDEIADLFHREQDRHHGDLPVEHVVMPRDILNAMAEDLSTAPVFSNAEAADFEERVVPVKNHVFGEQESDVLDAMMRDKRVDEATVEEYIEHVYAWSTDEQIENDRGEYVDPDPLKMKVFEVEHLGRFDESNYAGNRPDDAVEAFREDKIITALNRHAWQRRDEEFRVADVSPKEIPVIQTVLGSHSWDDVKRTYEDFDPRQWDEPPSGTETANLKDETVRNMQEMYDYSEASAELTSRHVMSQVSYKWD; from the coding sequence ATGAGCGGCAACGACTTCATCGGCGAGGCCGACGCCTCGCTCGACCGGACCTACGAGGCGCCGCGGAGCCTCGCCGAGTACGTCGACCTCGTGCTCGAGCGCCCGGCCCTGGCCGCCCACGCCTCGAAGTACCTCCTCAGCGCCATCGAAGCGGCGGGTACTCGGACGGTAATCGAGGAGGGCGAGGGGAAGGAGCGCTATCGCTTCTTCGACGACCCGCACAACGACGGGGAACACGCCATCCTCGGTAACACCGAGGTTCTCAACGCCTTCGTCGACGACCTGCGGTCGATCGCCGCCGGCCGGGGCAAAGACGAGAAGATCGTCTGGCTCGACGGCCCCACGGCCACGGGCAAGTCCGAACTCAAACGCTGTCTCATCAACGGCCTGCGCGAGTACTCGAAGACCGACGAGGGCCGCCGGTACACCGTCGAGTGGAACGTCGCCGGAACCAGCGGCGACTCGGCCGGGCTGACCTACGCCGACGAGCCGGTCGCAGACGAGGACGACTGGTACGAGAGCCCCGTCCAGTCCCATCCCCTCTCGGTGTTCCCCCAGGACGTTCGCGAGGACCTGGTCGCCCGGCTCAACGAGAACACCGACGACCACATCCCAGTCCGCGTCGAGGGCGAACTCGACCCGTTCTGCCGGGAGGCCTACGACTACCTGGAAGAACACTACCGGCGGCAGGGCGTCACGGAGCTGTTCTCGGCGATCACCGACCCCCAGCACCTCCGCGTCAAGAACTACGTCGTCGACGTGGGCCGGGGCATCGGCGTCCTCCACTCCGAGGACGAGGGCCCGCCCAAAGAGCGGCTGGTCGGCTCGTGGATGCGCGGCATGCTCCAGGAGCTGGACTCCCGCGGCCGGAAGAACCCGCAGGCCTTCTCCTACGACGGCGTGCTCTCGCAGGGCAACGGCCTGCTCACCGTGGTCGAGGACGCCGCCCAGCACGCCGACCTGCTGCAGAAGCTGCTGAACGTCCCCGACGAGAAGTCGGTGAAGCTGGACAAGGGCATCGGGATGGACATCGACACCCAGATGGTCATCATCTCCAACCCCGACCTGGAGGCCCAGCTCAACCAGCACGCCGACCGCGAGGGTCAGGACCCGCTGAAGGCACTCAAGCGCCGCCTCGACAAACACGAGTTTACCTACCTGACCAACCTCTCGCTGGAGACCGAGCTCCTGCGACGGGAGCTGACCGACGAGACGGAGGTGTGGGACGCCGAGTCGTGGGGCGAACTCGAGGAGTGGATCCAGGAGCCCCTGACGGTGCGGGTCCGCGACGAACACGACGAGATCAACGCGAAGGAACTGGCGCCCCACGCCCTGGAGGCCGCAGCGCTATACGCGGTCGTCACCAGGCTCGACGTGAGCGACGTGCCCAGCGGCCACGACCTGGTCGACAAAGCCCTCCTCTTCGACCGCGGCTACCTCCGGGAGGGCGACGAGCGCGTCGAGGCAGACGAGTTCGAGTTCACCGAGGGGGGCACCGACGGCGACCACGGGATCCCCGTCACGTACACGCGCGACGAGATCGCCGACCTGTTCCATCGTGAGCAGGACCGCCACCACGGGGACCTGCCGGTCGAGCACGTCGTCATGCCCCGTGACATCCTCAACGCGATGGCCGAGGACCTGTCGACGGCGCCGGTCTTCTCGAACGCCGAGGCGGCCGACTTCGAGGAGCGCGTGGTGCCGGTGAAAAACCACGTCTTCGGCGAGCAGGAGTCGGACGTGCTCGACGCGATGATGCGAGACAAGCGCGTCGACGAGGCGACGGTCGAGGAGTACATCGAGCACGTCTACGCGTGGTCGACCGACGAGCAGATCGAGAACGACCGCGGCGAGTACGTCGACCCCGACCCGCTGAAGATGAAGGTCTTCGAGGTCGAGCACCTCGGTCGCTTCGACGAGAGCAACTACGCCGGGAACCGACCCGACGACGCCGTCGAGGCGTTCCGCGAGGACAAGATCATCACCGCCCTCAACCGCCACGCCTGGCAGCGCCGCGACGAGGAGTTCAGGGTCGCGGACGTCTCGCCCAAGGAGATCCCGGTGATCCAGACGGTGTTGGGCAGCCACTCGTGGGACGACGTGAAACGGACCTACGAGGACTTCGACCCCCGCCAGTGGGACGAACCGCCCAGTGGTACGGAGACTGCCAACCTGAAGGACGAGACCGTCCGGAACATGCAGGAGATGTACGACTACAGTGAGGCGTCGGCCGAGCTGACCAGCCGCCACGTCATGAGCCAGGTGAGTTACAAATGGGACTGA
- a CDS encoding PrkA family serine protein kinase, whose protein sequence is MTQETLEELSQEYRDTIPADLREYRSFDAYLDQLYDEPKIARNAHQRVADMFDYYGTEYDEDAGVVEYDLASEDPLNDGENTFYGRIVHESIHEFVNKVKSGARGLGPQKRIKLLLGPVGSGKSDFDRQVRRYYEDYTRSDAGRMYTFRWTNLCDVIGDQDPADDTVRSPMDQDPLVLLPQEQRDRVIEDINEELEAPYTIRNEQALDPASEFYMDRLLAHYDDDLQQVLENHVEIVRLVADENMRQAIETFEPKDKKNQDETELTGDVNYSKIAVYGESDPRAFDYSGAFCNANRGIFSGEELLKLQREFLYDFLHATQEQTIKPKNNPRIDIDQVIVGRTNMPEYKDKKGDEKMEAFNDRTKRIDFPYVLQYEEEAKIYRKMLNNADLPDIIVEPHTLQMAGLFGVLTRIEEPDTGNVTLIQKAKAYNGEIDEAEDVDVKKLRDEAAEKAEIGEGMEGVSPRFIGDEIAEAIMDSMHRDRQFLSPLTTFNHLEANIENHGSIPEDRFETYHRYLELVREEYKERAIEDVRHALAYDVDEIQRQGEKYMDHVMAYIDDDTVEDEITGREQEPDEQFLRGVEEKLDLPEDRKDDFRQEVSNWVSRRAREGDTFNPQDNDRLRRALERKLWEDKKHNINFSALVSSGEMDDDERNQWIDALIEQGYSEEGAREVLEFAGAEVAKSEMEE, encoded by the coding sequence ATGACACAGGAAACCCTCGAAGAGCTGAGCCAAGAGTACAGAGACACGATCCCGGCGGACCTGCGCGAGTACAGGTCGTTCGACGCGTACCTGGATCAGCTCTACGACGAGCCCAAGATAGCCCGCAACGCCCACCAGCGCGTTGCCGACATGTTCGACTACTACGGCACCGAGTACGACGAGGACGCCGGCGTCGTCGAGTACGATCTCGCCTCGGAAGACCCACTCAACGACGGTGAGAATACCTTCTACGGACGGATCGTCCACGAGTCGATCCACGAGTTCGTCAACAAGGTAAAATCTGGCGCGCGCGGGCTCGGCCCCCAGAAACGTATCAAACTCCTCCTCGGCCCGGTCGGCTCCGGCAAGTCCGACTTCGACCGCCAGGTGCGTCGCTACTACGAGGACTACACTCGCTCGGACGCCGGGCGGATGTACACCTTCCGGTGGACGAACCTCTGTGACGTAATCGGTGACCAGGATCCGGCCGACGACACCGTCCGTTCCCCGATGGACCAGGACCCGCTCGTGTTGCTCCCCCAGGAGCAACGCGACCGGGTCATCGAAGACATCAACGAGGAGCTGGAGGCCCCCTACACGATCCGCAACGAGCAAGCCCTCGATCCGGCCAGCGAGTTCTACATGGACCGGCTGCTGGCTCACTACGACGACGACCTCCAGCAGGTCCTCGAGAACCACGTCGAGATCGTCCGCCTGGTCGCCGACGAGAACATGCGCCAGGCCATCGAGACGTTCGAGCCCAAGGACAAGAAAAACCAGGACGAAACCGAGCTGACGGGGGACGTGAACTACTCGAAGATCGCCGTCTACGGCGAATCGGACCCCCGGGCGTTCGACTACTCCGGGGCGTTCTGTAACGCCAATCGCGGTATCTTCTCCGGGGAGGAACTGCTCAAGCTGCAGCGGGAGTTCCTCTACGACTTCCTGCACGCCACCCAGGAACAGACGATCAAGCCGAAGAACAACCCCCGGATCGACATCGACCAGGTGATCGTCGGGCGGACGAACATGCCCGAGTACAAGGACAAGAAGGGCGACGAGAAGATGGAGGCGTTCAACGACCGCACCAAGCGGATCGACTTCCCGTACGTCCTCCAGTACGAGGAGGAGGCGAAGATCTACCGGAAGATGCTGAACAACGCGGATCTTCCCGACATCATCGTCGAGCCCCACACCTTACAGATGGCCGGCCTGTTCGGCGTGCTCACCCGCATCGAAGAGCCCGACACGGGCAACGTCACGCTGATCCAGAAGGCCAAGGCCTACAACGGCGAGATCGACGAGGCCGAGGACGTCGACGTGAAGAAGCTCCGCGACGAGGCCGCCGAGAAGGCCGAGATCGGCGAGGGGATGGAGGGGGTCTCCCCGCGGTTCATCGGCGACGAGATCGCCGAGGCGATCATGGACTCGATGCACCGGGATCGGCAGTTCCTCTCGCCGCTGACCACGTTCAATCACCTCGAAGCCAACATCGAGAACCACGGCTCGATCCCAGAAGACCGGTTCGAGACCTACCACCGTTACCTCGAACTCGTCCGCGAGGAGTACAAGGAGCGAGCCATCGAGGACGTGCGCCACGCGCTGGCCTACGACGTCGACGAGATCCAGCGCCAGGGCGAGAAGTACATGGACCACGTGATGGCCTACATCGACGACGACACGGTCGAAGACGAGATCACGGGCCGCGAGCAGGAACCGGACGAGCAGTTCCTCCGGGGTGTCGAGGAGAAACTGGACCTACCCGAGGATCGAAAAGACGACTTCCGCCAGGAAGTGAGCAACTGGGTCTCCCGGCGCGCGCGCGAAGGAGACACGTTCAACCCGCAGGACAACGACCGCCTGCGGCGCGCCCTCGAACGGAAGCTCTGGGAGGACAAGAAGCACAACATCAACTTCTCGGCACTCGTGTCGAGCGGCGAGATGGACGACGACGAGCGCAACCAGTGGATCGACGCGCTCATCGAACAGGGCTACTCCGAAGAGGGTGCGCGGGAGGTGCTAGAGTTCGCCGGTGCGGAGGTCGCAAAGAGCGAGATGGAAGAGTGA
- a CDS encoding UPF0179 family protein: MSTLTLIGSRLAEPGQEFVYRGEASVCDGCPYRDQCLTLTEGRRYRVDSVRENASTLDCAVHDSGVVAVDVVPATVRANVASASAYAGSKVSLEGSCPHTDCPSHELCEPEGVDFDEQRRIESVVGDPPHDFCALDRELTTVEFEAHEE; the protein is encoded by the coding sequence ATGTCGACGCTCACGCTCATCGGTTCTCGCCTGGCCGAACCCGGACAAGAGTTCGTCTACCGGGGCGAGGCGAGCGTCTGTGACGGCTGTCCGTACCGCGACCAGTGCCTCACCCTCACCGAGGGGCGACGCTACCGCGTCGACTCCGTCCGCGAGAACGCCAGCACGCTCGACTGCGCCGTCCACGACTCGGGTGTCGTCGCCGTCGACGTCGTTCCCGCCACCGTGCGCGCGAACGTCGCCAGCGCCAGCGCCTACGCCGGCAGCAAGGTCTCGTTGGAAGGGTCCTGTCCGCACACCGACTGCCCGAGCCACGAACTCTGTGAACCCGAGGGCGTCGACTTCGACGAACAGCGCCGCATCGAATCGGTCGTGGGAGACCCACCCCACGATTTCTGCGCGCTGGATCGGGAGCTGACGACCGTCGAGTTCGAGGCCCACGAGGAGTGA
- a CDS encoding DUF5820 family protein, with translation MTLEGLADGWVVWSEEREKIVLAYRPDVFDGVGFPAPCLPTIYLTKGRRSRHPGTETRPSDPWVVTLSLEPEVNRSPDEYETRDAATAGAVELAGRFAAGEIDYRAIYQVPREDYFAKLDELTERRG, from the coding sequence ATGACACTCGAGGGACTGGCCGACGGCTGGGTGGTCTGGTCCGAGGAGCGCGAGAAAATCGTGTTGGCGTACCGGCCCGACGTCTTCGACGGTGTGGGGTTCCCCGCGCCGTGTCTGCCCACGATCTACCTCACCAAGGGTCGCCGTAGCCGTCACCCGGGAACGGAAACGCGACCGAGCGACCCCTGGGTCGTCACGCTCTCCCTCGAACCGGAGGTGAACCGCTCGCCCGACGAGTACGAGACCCGCGACGCCGCCACGGCCGGCGCCGTCGAACTAGCCGGACGCTTCGCCGCGGGCGAAATCGATTACCGTGCTATCTACCAGGTCCCCCGCGAGGACTACTTCGCGAAGCTCGACGAGCTGACCGAGCGCCGCGGCTGA
- a CDS encoding cupin domain-containing protein translates to MSSPTAGKTVLFTERPDDPGRDPLRFEMWLDADGSHGPMRHVHPEQEEFFTVVGGRLGVSHEGVPAEYGPGERVEIAAGDEHRFWNAGSTELHLRGGVDPGLRTEAFMRITYGLARDGEPVTPSGMPPNLVQVAVLLAAAVGRLLGYENEYPEHRP, encoded by the coding sequence GTGAGCAGTCCCACAGCCGGGAAGACCGTGCTCTTCACCGAGCGCCCGGACGACCCCGGTCGGGACCCGCTGCGGTTCGAGATGTGGCTCGACGCCGACGGGTCGCACGGTCCGATGCGTCACGTCCACCCAGAGCAGGAGGAGTTCTTCACGGTCGTCGGCGGGCGACTCGGCGTCTCCCACGAGGGGGTGCCGGCCGAGTACGGGCCGGGCGAGCGCGTCGAGATCGCCGCTGGCGACGAACACCGGTTCTGGAACGCCGGGTCGACCGAGCTACATCTCCGTGGGGGCGTCGATCCGGGGCTCCGAACGGAGGCGTTCATGCGAATCACCTACGGGCTGGCCCGAGACGGCGAACCGGTCACGCCGTCCGGGATGCCCCCGAACCTCGTCCAGGTCGCCGTGCTCCTCGCCGCAGCGGTCGGGCGACTGCTCGGGTACGAGAACGAGTATCCGGAGCATCGGCCCTGA